From the Corvus cornix cornix isolate S_Up_H32 chromosome 21, ASM73873v5, whole genome shotgun sequence genome, the window TCTCGTTATCTGGATTTCCATCCTTGTCCACAGGAAGGTCAAAATTGATAACAACAGAGACCTGCTCTACATCGATCCCTGACAAAAAGAAAGCATCAGGTTACACAACTTCACTTAAATCCTTTTAGAGTAGGAACAGCCTCCTCAGACTCTGAAATGGAGCTTTTCCACAATATTCCTACAGGGTACTTGGAAATAAAACCTGTCGAGCTGGTAGAGAATCCCACTGGAACAGCCAAAGGCACTTATGTATTTTGGAAACACTCTTCCTCTGCAAAGCTCTGAAGACCACTTGTTTTTTCCAAGTAGGATCCTGTCTTAACTGTCTAGGATGTCAAATTACACCACAAATTCCTGCTGGGACAGTGAACTGGATTTCgctattttcagttttccataCTTGGGCACTTGCTCACTGCAAACCCTGAAGGTCAGCAAGGGCAAGGCAGGCTTGGTGCCAGATTCTCACAGGATGGACTTGTCCATCTCAAGCAGCAGGAAACCAACAAGGAATCCTGTGTTTGCCCACAGGCACACAGTGTAAGGACACCAATTTCTCCCAACTGGAACCCCTGAGGAGGCGAATTCTCCCTCCGAGCTGGCCAGGGGTGTGTGTTATCTTAGGGAGTGCTGCTTCCAGccctccctggccctggtcTGCTGTGTCCTACCTCTGGCACAGACGTTTGTGGTCACCAGCACCTTCTCCTTGCCCTCTCGGAAGCGCTCGATCACGGCAGCTCTCTGCTCCACCATCATCTCCCCGCTGAGCAATGCCACCTGATGGCCCTCCCTGGACAGCTCTGCCGCCAGCCACCCCGCTGTCTTCCGAGTCTGGAACAcatgtagatacaaaaatgctgctagcaaggattttcttgctattttccaagtccgtgagagactcttctctctcacagaagaggtagcagagtatgtaaacaaccaaaccacctgcaaccttgaaaagtcttgtttatagtacagtagaaaaatattttgacagtggatgttttaggattttagccaatcaccccaaggggtggctggtcctttgtccaattagactatgaagaatAAAGTCtgtaaaagagtttgtaaaataattaaataaatcaatcttgctgcacaattcctgccttttGGAtgttctctcctcctcctccctatggctgtgggacacggtgatataccctagggcccaggcctgcggtaataaaCACACAGCCAGCCCCACATTTGGGAGGGGGTTTtaatgctggaaagcagcaataAACCTCTCTGGGGGCCCACTGGAAGCTCAGTGGCTGCTCAGTTTTTGTCCCCGTTACAAACTGTATCAGAAGGAGGACAATACACCTCTGCCACCACAGGAGCCCTTGATTAATAAAGGACATGTTTTCTTCGTGCTCTGCTCCTTTGATTTCACCCTGCTGGAGACTGACATTACACATGTACACTGAAAACTCCTGAAAATTGTCACAAAACCACAACTACTCAGCTTGGAAAACGGCAGGGTCAGACCTGAACGCAGCTGTGAAATCCCACAGAGGCTCTGCACAGCCTTGCATTAAACAGTTCCCAATTATGATACAGTTTTTTGAGCTCCAATTATGTCTTGACACAGCCTAAAagcaaactgctgcagcagatTCCAAACACTTTCATCCTGTCTGTCTCACTTTGCCTGGCTCTTCTGTGCTGTCAGCACTGATTTTTCCCTAAAAGTTATTATGGTGgcttccagaaaaagaaaacaaagtcagtGTGATTCACAGTGAGATCCCAGAGGTGTATCCTCAATTACCTGAGGGAAATGGAGTCCCAGGAACAGCTCTGTATCAGCTACAGAAGCAAAAGACTTCCCAATCCCTCATTCTGCCCTATTTTCACCCATTTTCCAACCCCACTTTTTTTCAGTAGTTCAGAGTTTTGGAAAAACGTGCATTACTCTGATCTTTGCTTCAGAGGACTTCAGGGATAACAATGACCTTTCAGGAATACAAAAGTCCAGTGCTGCCTCCTGGATGGACAAACCCAGAGAATCAAACCAGCCAGTGCTAACATGGCTTTCAGGATTTCAATCCAAGACGGAGCCAGAGAAGCCACAAAGGGCAATTTTGTTCTTACTTTCTGGCTTGGTTTTGGCACTAGCAGACACAGAGGGGGTCACTAGGACTGACGTTCCCTGGAAGCACTCACGTGGCAGAAGATCATGGCCTGGGCGATGGTGATGGCGCCGTAGATGTTACAGAGGGCCCGGAACTTCTCATCTCTGTTATTGCACAGAACGTAATACTGCTTGATGGTGTCCAGGGTCTCCTCCTCGCGCTTCAGTTTGATAATGTTTGGGTCAGGAACAACTTTTTGAGCAAACTTCCACACAGAATCCTCAAAAGTAGCTGAGAACAGGAGCATCTGGCAGTCCCTGGGAAGCattctgaaagaaagagaaataggGAGAGTTCTCACACAACACTGTCATCTCCTGATATCCTGATGGAATTCATGCTACGGGCAAAGGAGAACCATAACCCTGGAACCAGTTATTTCAGTGGCTGGAAAGACTAATACCAATCTTACCCACCCAGGATCACTCCCTCATGGACCACAGGCACCCACACTTGCCTTCttaaaaaggaataaacccTACTCCTGGGACAGGATTTTTATCCTGTAAGGAAATGGAACTGCTTGTCATCCTCTCACATTGTGCCTCTATTAACCACCAGGACTAGAGCTGATCTGTCATTTAAATCTTGTTGCTTCATCGGTGAGGACACAGGTCCCGAGTGCAGCCCCGCCGTCCCTGTGGCACCGGTCCGTACCTCTGGATGCGGATGCTCTGGTCCTGGTGGCCCTGGGTCGCGATCATCACATCCGCCTCATCCAGCACAAACACCTTGATCTTCTTGGGATCGATGAATTTCAGTTTGGAACACCAGTCCAGCACGGTGCCGGGTGTGCCGATTACGATCTGCTCCGAGATCTTCTGCCCCCTCTCCACTGCCGAGACAGAAGGAAGGGCTGCTCTAGggtggctgtgcaggcagggaaaTGCTCTGGCCCTCTCGGACCCAGCTATTTCACCACCTGGCTGCTCTGGTGCACCTGAGGAGTCTCATTCTCTCATTCCTGTTTGTAATGTTTCCCCTTACTCACGTTTGTTGCCTCGGACAGCGTACGCAAGTTTCAGCTCCGGGTAGAAGTTTCCCATCTGTTCAATCACTTTCCCTGTTTGAAGTGCCAGCTCGTATGTTGGGGAAAGGCACAAACACTGGAGAAACAGAAGGATAATGAGTGAGATGATCAACATCCAGGACAACACTATCAtacctgctttttaaaatccttgttGAAGTTTTCTTCAAGATGAACAGGCAAGTGGCTGAACAGTTTCTCAACCATTCCATGAGGAAATCGGATTTAAAAAGTCCTTTCTGGGCATTGTCTGCTCTGTTGTCACAGTTACCTtctcttccaccccaaacccactTATCCAACCCCCTTCAGGCTGCACTACTTCTCTGATTTAAGTCCTCCCAGAAAGATTTAACTCCTCACAGAGCAATGGCATCCTGTGTGATGCATGGGAAGGACTGACAGGAACAAGCTTTAAGCACAATCCCCATCTTTTGCACTGAAGGCATTTTGATAAACCCCCAAACCTCCATCCCCTTTAAAGAGTTTAAAGAAATAACGCCATGGCCCCATCAAGCCATGAATTTACATCTGAAGgcctcccagcagctcaggctcTTCACTAGATGGCACTGCACCACCACGGAACGCCCCGAACCAGCCACATCCCACAAACTTTACCTGTGGATACTTGTTCCCAGGCTCAACCCTGCTGAGCATGGCCAGGACGAAGGCAGCTGTCTTGCCAGTACCGGACTGCGACTGTGCGATGAGGTTCTGCGGGCTGGGGgcacagcaggcacagctcagaGGGTGAAGCACCACGGTGGCATTTGAATCCTGTCACATTTACCCCTGCTCTGGATCCATGGCCAACTTGACCAGCTATGCTCCATGGGGCAGGAATTACCTCCTGCCCAACGCTCCCTTCAGCGTGTCTCAATTATGAAGATTTGGAAGCAGAACTGTGGTTATCTCTCAGTATTTCCCATTTCAGTCTTCCCCAGTGTCTCAGTATCGCACACATTCCAGCTCAGGGTTGTGGAGAGGAAAACCAGCACCTCAGCTACTCCCACCGACCTGGGATTTCTGAGCTATTTCCTATTATTTCTTCCCAAACTAATGAGGAAAATGGGAATGCCCTCCcaaacagcacagcactgcatgTTCAGTACCAGCCCTAGGAAAAGGATGAATCCAGGGCTGTTGTCACACAGTTAATAACCACAGAAACACCGTGGCATGGGAACCCTTTCTACATACCCCAAGAGTTTCTCCATCACCCTCCTCCCATCCAAAATTCAGGAGCAGCACACTGAACCTTTCAAATCCTTCTATTCTGGTAGGGAGTAGGAAGAATGTGTACGTACGGTTCAGCAAGCATCATGGGCAGGGCATTCTCTTGGATCTTAGATGGTCTGTTGAAGCCCATGGCATAGACTCCTTGCAGGAGCTGTGGTttcctgaaaagagaaatttttataTTGAGACCTATTAAAGTCCatttagttttcatttgtgtaaaaaaaaatgtgagaaaaaccCTTGAGAAGATGGCCTAGAGCTGTCCCTGCTACAATCCCACCTGTGAAACAACTATGGTCAGCATCTGGAACCACAAGTGACAGCAGAAGTTTGGACAGGAAGCTTTGGAAAATCCCCTGGATTTAGTAAGTCAGCCTGCCTGTCCCAGCTCGAGGGCAAAGCCTGTGTCTAAGGCCAGCACTGCTTGttcaaagcagcttttcagaCAATCCAGGAATCCCAGAGCAGAAAGCATTAATCCTGTCCTTCAGGCCAATCCCATTTCCTCAGCCATACCTAAGCTTGGTGCCAAAATTATCACTCCTCGATGACTCAAACACAGGACGAAGTGATCTCAGTATGTGAGGAACAGGATGAAGGGATCATGAGATCATTGCAAGGACTTCAGGAAGTCGTGTGGATTCTGTAATACAACTGAGCGAAGCTGGCTCAGGTAAATGCTCAGGTAAATTAGCTCAGTTTGCTGTGACTACACCTTGTGATCCGTGGGTGCAAGCCAGCCCTCACACCCAGAACTGAATGGTGACACTGCTGGCCAGCAAACTCTCATCTACTGCTTTCTCTTGAGGGAGCTTTCTACTCTCAGCAGACACTTGTGTAGATAAGGAGACCCCAGAACAACCTAAATCCAGGTTATGGTGCTGGAAACTCTCAGCTGATGACCTCCGAGTGCTCCCTGGAGGCTGGGAGTGCTCTCAGAAGGGCTCTCCTTTCAAAGCAGGTTACAGGTCTCCTGCCTGCATTTCCCACTGCAGTAACTTCCTATTCAGCACAACGGGCTTTTGCAAAAATCCTGTATTACTTTCCAATGATGGCTGGAACAAAAGCTCTTTGAAAACGTAACCTTGTGCTGCTCCAAGCAAGGACACACAAAGCCCAACTCTGCACCAGTTGCCAAGGATACCCCGAGTCATAACAAAATGAAGACTCAATTAGGCTGGCTGTCCCTGTCATTAACTCCCTGGGATTGTTTGCCTTTTGAAACACAGGAATTAGTCTAACAGGCACTGCAGGACCTCAGCTTCTTTTTGTAGACGTTCAACCACTAACAccaacaaagcaaaacatcCTGACATTTCAGAGGGAGAATGCTCCTTAGCTCCCATTTCCCTGTAGAGCTTGTAGAGCAACAAACCTGAGATCAATGTGAGCACAACAGTCCCAACAGGACACACTCTCCAAAATATATCCATCTGTCATGCCTTAAATACACTTATCATCACTTGAAAGCTGCACTGGTAAAGGTTTCCAGTGGGAAAGAAGTCAGAAAAGACTGGTCTCTCCAGTACATAAATCCAGTATTGCTGGAAAAGATAAGCTTTTCCCtttgtgctgtcactgctgttgTTTCAGATGGAAACCCCCACCAGGCACCCAGATAAACCAACTCTCCTTGCATTTAAATAATACAAATGATACTCATTTATTAATGACACCTTGGCAGTAACCTGAAACACAAACCCATGTACTTTTGAGTGGTGTCTCCTATGCAACCAGGGAATTTTTCAGGACGTGAGGAAAGGTTCCAACTACCTGATGGGCTCCAAACTCACACCTGCCCTGGTAGTTTTAGTAGAACTGCTCTTCCAGAGTTTACTAATAAGGCTGCCCACAACAAACTGGAAAATACAGTTATAAGGGAGCCTATTTAATGTATCTGATCCCAGGATTTAACAGCTCCATGCAGAGAAGGTTCTGGCTCATCCCAGCAGGCACTTACAGGCGCAGCTCCTCGAAAGACTTGACGGAGTAGAGGGGTGATGTGGGGtccctctgcagcacctccacCTGATTTGTGGTGTCAACCAGGTTACTGCGGATCAGCTTGTTCAGTAAGGACTGGGCAGCTCTGTCCTCTAGGAAAGGAGGTGGAAAACATAAATCCATCAgtcacagcctgctccaggtcTTGCTCCCACTGAACTCCTGAGCCAGTTAAAAGGGACAAAATCCCTCCAAATACTGAAATTCTTCATTAGAGTGTAATGGCTTGAAGAGCCCAAACTTCCTGGATGAGACATCAAGAGATCCCAGAGATTCCCCCTTTTAATACCCAGGAAGACAAACCAAATGAGCACTGTTCTAAGGGGGCCTTTAACAGATCCAGATTTCTGCTTATTTAAGACTATTTTAGCTTTAGCATCTACCTGGGACAGCGTAAGGCCGCCTCGAGCCTCACTCTGACATGTGGGCACACACCTCTtagggttttattttcaaggaaattttGAGGATAAATGGTACTTTAAAAGATTCCAGAGCTGAAACACAAGGGCTGAGGATAAGGGAGATCCAAACAAGGTTAAACTGCTGCACTCTGGGGTTTTGCTACTAGATCTGCTCCCTAAAACCACCTTCTGAAAGATTTCGAGCCGTTACCCACCTCTGAACAGCCACTGCATAAACGCAACTTGTTGGTTGCTACagcaatcccagctccaggTTATCCAATTGCTCCTGTATCCAGTCCTGCCTTGAGGATACTGCTATCCCCTTATTTCTCTCCACTCTAATCCAGGAGTCTCCCAAGTTATTACAGGACACAATGCCTTTAAAAGTATTATGGAGGAAGGACATGTCTTACAATTAAGTCCTTGGGGCAGGATACAAGATCAGCGGTCCTGAGACATAAGGCAGACTTACTTTAAGCATATATTAAAACAATATAATCACaattaataattatattaatttccttGCCAAAGCTTTTTTCAGGAAAGCACTTACCCTTCTCCTCATCCTCCGTCTTCTCCACATTGTCATCTGCCTTGACAACGGCACCTGAATTGGAACAGTTTTGGGGGGCACAGGTGAGGTCAGGCCTCAGGGACAGCCCACACCCCCAGAGCTTTGGAATATCGTGGGAAAAGCTACAAAACAGCTCATTTTCCTGAGGAGAACTGCCCTGTTCCATTGCTGTGCAGAGGAAACCCAGGCTCCAAGTGGAGTTTAGCAACCTCAGCAACGGATTCTGCTCACACAGCTCCCTGAAGACACCACAATATTtagtctgtgctgctgcttagTCTCAGCTCTTCTGGAATTTCATGATTTATCAGGAATTTACTTTGTCAGCAGCGCTCTGAACTCCACAGGGGGAACATTCCACCCTTTCCAACTTTTCCAACCCCATCTGAGCAGCTGGAACTCACCATTGGcatctggtttggttttttcatcCTTCAGGTGTAAAGTGCTCAGctagaaatgaggaaaaacacaAGATCAGAGAAATTCAAAGGCTCCCTATATTCTAACTCCAGCCAGGAAAACCTAAGCTTTGGATTTATAAAGTACTGCACAAaccctgctcagctggaagGGATGAAGACACAAGAGGAACTTGATTTCAAGAGTTTTAATACAACTATTTCTAAGCAAGAGTTTTAACACAAATACAAGTTTTTATAAGCTGTAAGAACAACACAGAGAAGGGCTTGTTTTCTGTCCTGTAGCCTCCACTCCCTAATAGTTCTGCTGATGGAAAACGGGAGAAAATCAGCATTCCAGGATGGAAACGGGATCCACGCACAGTCCTGGCCAGCACAAGCTACCCCAGGATGAGTTTGTTTCACCACCTGAGATGTACAGGGAGAGCAACCCCGAGGGTCTTCCCCATATCCAGGGGCCCAGTAAGGGTTCTGTGCCCAAGCACAGTGGTTGAGCAGCtcagaagaaatagaaaacaattcttttgAGGCACAAAGTTGCatcttttcattaaagaaatatgagagaaagagagaatttttttggATGCTGGAAGACAGAGCTGAGGCTGGGTGAGTGCCTGAAGCGGTGCAGTGTCTGGATGGAGAGTGAGGGGGACGGCAAGGACGTCTTTGCCCTTTGGATATGCAAAAAATGGATGAAGGcgaagaaactgaaaaaataatggtaagtaaaaaaaaaaatttaaa encodes:
- the LOC104697558 gene encoding ATP-dependent RNA helicase DDX19B isoform X1, with amino-acid sequence MATDSWALAVDEQEAAAESLSTLHLKDEKTKPDANGAVVKADDNVEKTEDEEKEDRAAQSLLNKLIRSNLVDTTNQVEVLQRDPTSPLYSVKSFEELRLKPQLLQGVYAMGFNRPSKIQENALPMMLAEPPQNLIAQSQSGTGKTAAFVLAMLSRVEPGNKYPQCLCLSPTYELALQTGKVIEQMGNFYPELKLAYAVRGNKLERGQKISEQIVIGTPGTVLDWCSKLKFIDPKKIKVFVLDEADVMIATQGHQDQSIRIQRMLPRDCQMLLFSATFEDSVWKFAQKVVPDPNIIKLKREEETLDTIKQYYVLCNNRDEKFRALCNIYGAITIAQAMIFCHTRKTAGWLAAELSREGHQVALLSGEMMVEQRAAVIERFREGKEKVLVTTNVCARGIDVEQVSVVINFDLPVDKDGNPDNETYLHRIGRTGRFGKRGLAINMVDSKHSMNILNRIQEHFNKKINKLDTDDLDEIEKINN
- the LOC104697558 gene encoding ATP-dependent RNA helicase DDX19A isoform X2, which codes for MQWLFREDRAAQSLLNKLIRSNLVDTTNQVEVLQRDPTSPLYSVKSFEELRLKPQLLQGVYAMGFNRPSKIQENALPMMLAEPPQNLIAQSQSGTGKTAAFVLAMLSRVEPGNKYPQCLCLSPTYELALQTGKVIEQMGNFYPELKLAYAVRGNKLERGQKISEQIVIGTPGTVLDWCSKLKFIDPKKIKVFVLDEADVMIATQGHQDQSIRIQRMLPRDCQMLLFSATFEDSVWKFAQKVVPDPNIIKLKREEETLDTIKQYYVLCNNRDEKFRALCNIYGAITIAQAMIFCHTRKTAGWLAAELSREGHQVALLSGEMMVEQRAAVIERFREGKEKVLVTTNVCARGIDVEQVSVVINFDLPVDKDGNPDNETYLHRIGRTGRFGKRGLAINMVDSKHSMNILNRIQEHFNKKINKLDTDDLDEIEKINN